The genomic DNA TAAGTATTTAAAGTGGCGGCGTATTTCATGAGAGTGGCAGAATTATCCTCCCAAAAAAACGACGAAAGCCTCGACATTTCTGTCGAGGCTTTCTGAATATGGCGGAGTGCTACGTGTAGTGGATTATTCAATTTCGCCTCCTTATGGGAGGCTGATAACCTGAACTCGGAGAGAAGCCGATATAGCTTCAAACAAGTAAACTCTGCTGTTAAGTCTGGTTTTTGATATTAACTCTTATAGGGGGAAATCAACTTATGCCCAGTTGTAATCGTACGTTTATATCGACAACTGATAAGCGCATATATTAACAGCGCTAGCCAAGTTTAATGAATCAATCTTACCGCTACCTGCGATAGTAAAAGGCTGCGCGTTACAATCAGCTAAGGCTTGTTTTGGTACGCCACGAGCTTCGTTACCAAATAGGTAACAATCATAGTCGGAAAATTGGGGAGTGTTAACCTTATCACCCTGCATATCAAGATAAGCAAAACGATTAAAACGCTGATTTAACTCAGTAATTTCAACGCCTTGCTCTAGAGGCAAGTGAAAAATGGCTCCCATGCTAGAGCGCACTACTTTTGGATTGTAGGGATCGACACTGTTGTTACTTAATAACAAGCGAAAGTGCCCAAACCACGCTAGGCTACGCAAAATAGTGCCCAGGTTACCGGGATCTTGTACCTCATGTAAGTAGATACAGCGCTCACCGTCTTGCAGAGGTGATCTCTCTGTTTGAGTCGGTAAAGGAACGCAGGCGATGATACCTTGTGGTGTTTTGGTATCACTCAGTCCAGCCATCTGGTTTTTATTAATCTCAATGATCGTGTAAGAGTGATTGAGCTGCTGTGCCCATGCTTGATACTCATCAGTCACATATAAAATGGTGTTTTTTAGATAGGGCTGAGCCAGTGCTGCTTTATCCAGTTCGAGGATCAGGTGCTCCCCTTCAACTAAATAGTGGCCAAACTGCTCACGATATTTTTTTTGATGCAGCTTCTTTGCATTATCCAATTTCATAGATGGTCCAGTTTAATATATTGTGCCTTACCAAGTTTTCGCAGGGATTGTACTCTTTTGTTTGGCAAAATGTCACCACTGGAAGTCAGGAGATATTTGCAAAACAACGGGACATGATTACAATAGCGCTCCTATATTTTACCAGCACGGCGAACAACCTATGGCACGTTCAAAAACCAGTAAGAAATGGCTCGATGAACACGTTAACGATCCTTATGTAAAAAAAGCTCAAGTCGATGGTTATCGATCACGAGCAAGCTATAAGTTGATTGAAATTAACGAAAAAGATCAGCTTATCAAGCCGGGAGATATCGCTATGGACCTTGGTTCGGCACCGGGCGGTTGGTCACAGATTGTCGCTCCGATCGTTGGGGATAATGGCAAGGTGATTGCCTCTGATATTTTACCTATGGATAGCCTAATGGACGTCACCTTTATTCAGGGCGATTTCACTGATGAAGCTGTGTATGAGCGTATCGTGGAAACCATAGATGGCAAAGGGGTTGATGTGGTGATCTCGGATATGGCACCTAACTTGAGTGGCGTAAAAACGACTGACCAATACAGCTCAATTTATCTGGTTGAGTTGGCGTTAGATATGGCGCGTAATGTCCTAAAACCGGGCGGTAACTTTTGTGCTAAAGTTTTCCAAGGCGTTGGGTACGAAGAGTATGTGAAAGATGTTCGAACTTCTTTTAACAAAGTCATTATTCGTAAGCCTTCAGCTTCACGTCCACGTTCTCGAGAAGTCTATGTGGTAGGCAAAGGATTTAAAGGCTAGCACGAGCCAATTAACTCCCCTTTACATTTTTGTACCATGATAAATGTGCCGAGGGGAGAAATCTTATTTCACTTTCTTAATTTTACTTTTCCAGCATTGGACGTTTGTTTTCTACGCCATTCTATTCATCTGCATCCTCAGGTGGCGCTATAACTTCAACACTATTCGCCAAATCGTATAGAGCTTTGCATTGAGCTCGATAAACTCAATTTAATCCGGCGGAATTTCCGTATTCTGAAAAATGGCATCGGCAGTACATTCGGGCGCACATAATGAGCAACCGATGCATATATCTGGATCGTTCACTAAAAAGTTAGTGTTTTCAAAAAAGCGCAGCTGTTGTCTTTTTCAACATTAAGCTAAACGCTGTTACTCGCTGGATTGAGCTAACGCTGATATCCCCACCGTGCGCTTGAACTATCGACTTGGTGATAGCAAGCCCCAACCCAGCACCTACACTACTCGTATGTTTACGGGATTTATCGGCGCGATAGAAACGGTCGAAGAGATAAGGCAGAGAGCTAGCAGGGATTGGCTCGCCAGTATTGATGATTTTTATTGCGTTGTAGTCGTCATCAGATGATAGCTGAATTGTGATTACCGAATTTGAGTCACAATGGCGTAAAGCGTTAGACAGTATATTGCTGATTGCACGTTGCAGCATTTGTTTGTCGCCAAGCTGAATACCATCTTCAGTCAAATTAAGTTCGACTATATCAATAGTCACATTTTTATCTTCAGCTAATAATTCGTAGAATTCGATCAGAGGTTGGATAATTGTCGTTAATTTAAGTGGCTCTTTATTGCTATGGAGTAGTTGATTCTCTGATTTAGCGAGATATAAGGTATCTTTGATTGTTTTATTTAGCCGCTCAATTTCTTCTGCGTTTGAACCTAGAACATCTTGATACTCAACGGGGGTACGGGCTGCTGATAAAGCAACCTGAGTTTGCGTCATCATATTGGTGAGCGGTGTTTTGAGTTCATGAGCGATATCAGAAGAGAATTCACTGAGTCGGCTAAAACCACACTGTAAACGATCAAGCATCTTGTTCTGCGTTGCGACTAGCTGAGAGAGTTCTACCGGGAGCTTGTTGTTTGGCACTCGAACATCAAGGTGTTGGATACTCACCTTGTCGAGGTAGCTTTGTAGTTCCTGTAAAGGCGATAATCCTTTTTTGACCGTGAAGATGGCGTAAGCACCTGAAATCAGGTTACTGATAAGAAACGTCCAAAGTAGCACTATATCTAATTCGTTAATAAAGCTTTTGTGGTAATCCATGTTTATTGCTAGCACGATAGCGTCATATTGTGGGTGCTGCATTTTGAATCGGAATCCTCTATAACTGTGCCCGTTATCCTTCCATTCTAATGCATTTTGAACTGAAAGCGCTGGTGGTAAAGCCAGTGTAGAGTTGCTATAGGTAAGTTTGCCATCATGGTTGATAACCCAAAGAAATGCGAAGTTTTCAGTAAGTACTGGGGATGAATTACTTTGAAGATCGTCTAACGTTGCTGCT from Photobacterium sanguinicancri includes the following:
- a CDS encoding TrmH family RNA methyltransferase; this encodes MKLDNAKKLHQKKYREQFGHYLVEGEHLILELDKAALAQPYLKNTILYVTDEYQAWAQQLNHSYTIIEINKNQMAGLSDTKTPQGIIACVPLPTQTERSPLQDGERCIYLHEVQDPGNLGTILRSLAWFGHFRLLLSNNSVDPYNPKVVRSSMGAIFHLPLEQGVEITELNQRFNRFAYLDMQGDKVNTPQFSDYDCYLFGNEARGVPKQALADCNAQPFTIAGSGKIDSLNLASAVNICAYQLSI
- a CDS encoding 4Fe-4S binding protein gives rise to the protein MNDPDICIGCSLCAPECTADAIFQNTEIPPD
- the rlmE gene encoding 23S rRNA (uridine(2552)-2'-O)-methyltransferase RlmE, giving the protein MARSKTSKKWLDEHVNDPYVKKAQVDGYRSRASYKLIEINEKDQLIKPGDIAMDLGSAPGGWSQIVAPIVGDNGKVIASDILPMDSLMDVTFIQGDFTDEAVYERIVETIDGKGVDVVISDMAPNLSGVKTTDQYSSIYLVELALDMARNVLKPGGNFCAKVFQGVGYEEYVKDVRTSFNKVIIRKPSASRPRSREVYVVGKGFKG
- a CDS encoding heavy metal sensor histidine kinase, which gives rise to MKLALKNSMATKLIAMYMASSFIVLASFTLIVQYAIKHHFYAQDYQLLNSKFLTVAATLDDLQSNSSPVLTENFAFLWVINHDGKLTYSNSTLALPPALSVQNALEWKDNGHSYRGFRFKMQHPQYDAIVLAINMDYHKSFINELDIVLLWTFLISNLISGAYAIFTVKKGLSPLQELQSYLDKVSIQHLDVRVPNNKLPVELSQLVATQNKMLDRLQCGFSRLSEFSSDIAHELKTPLTNMMTQTQVALSAARTPVEYQDVLGSNAEEIERLNKTIKDTLYLAKSENQLLHSNKEPLKLTTIIQPLIEFYELLAEDKNVTIDIVELNLTEDGIQLGDKQMLQRAISNILSNALRHCDSNSVITIQLSSDDDYNAIKIINTGEPIPASSLPYLFDRFYRADKSRKHTSSVGAGLGLAITKSIVQAHGGDISVSSIQRVTAFSLMLKKTTAALF